The following proteins are encoded in a genomic region of Cricetulus griseus strain 17A/GY chromosome 7, alternate assembly CriGri-PICRH-1.0, whole genome shotgun sequence:
- the LOC100760560 gene encoding olfactory receptor 1361: MDGDNQTMVTEFLLLGLTGQSEKEEIVFGMFLWMYLVTISGNLLIILAISCDPHLHTPMYFFLANLSSVDISAPSVTVPKALVNHVLGSKSISYMECMTQIYFFIAFSNMDGFLLSVMAYDRYVAICHPLHYTLMMRPRLCVLLVVLSWVITNLHALLHTLLMVRLTFCSHNAVRHFFCDPYPILKLSCSDTFINDLVVFTVGGLVFLTPFTCIIVSYAYIFSKVLKLQSAHGIRKALSTCGSHLTVVSLFYGSILGIYMHPSSTYTVQDTVATVIFTVVTPMVNPFIYSLRNRDIKGALRKIMLRS, encoded by the coding sequence ATGGATGGAGACAATCAGACAATGGTCACAGAATTCCTCCTCCTGGGACTCACTGGGCAATCGGAGAAAGAAGAGATTGTGTTTGGGATGTTCTTGTGGATGTACTTGGTTACCATCTCTGGGAACCTTCTCATCATCCTGGCCATCAGCTGTGACCCtcatctccacacacccatgtacttcttcttGGCCAATCTCTCCAGTGTCGACATTAGTGCTCCATCTGTCACTGTTCCCAAGGCGCTGGTGAATCATGTGTTGGGAAGCAAGTCCATCTCTTACATGGAGTGTATGACCCAGATCTATTTCTTCATAGCATTCAGCAACATGGATGGCTTCCTCCTGAGtgtgatggcctatgaccgctatgtggccatttgTCACCCACTCCACTACACCCTGATGATGAGGCCCAGACTCTGTGTCCTCCTGGTGGTCCTATCGTGGGTCATCACAAACCTTCATGCTCTCTTGCACACTCTCCTCATGGTTCGACTCACCTTCTGCTCCCACAATGCAGTGCGGCACTTCTTCTGTGACCCCTACCCTATCCTGAAGCTCTCTTGTTCTGACACCTTCATCAATGACCTGGTGGTCTTTACCGTTGGTGGACTGGTATTTCTGACCCCATTTACATGCATTATTGTTTCCTATGCCTACATCTTCTCTAAGGTTCTAAAGTTACAATCTGCCCACGGAATAAGGAAAGCCCTGTCCACTTGTGGGTCTCACCTCACTGTGGTCTCTCTCTTCTATGGGTCAATCCTGGGCATCTATATGCACCCTTCATCTACCTACACAGTACAAGACACAGTGGCCACTGTTATCTTCACAGTGGTGACACCCATGGTCAATCCCTTCATCTATAGCCTAAGGAATCGTGACATCAAAGGAGCCCTGAGGAAGATAATGCTTAGATCTTAG
- the LOC100761140 gene encoding olfactory receptor 1361 isoform X2: protein MGGDNETMVAEFLLLGLSGKSDQEEIVFGLFLGMYMVTISGNLLIILAICCDPHLHTPMYFFLANLSSVDICFSSVTIPKALVNHVLGSKSISYTECMTQIYFFITFINMDGFLLSVMAYDRYVAICHPLHYTLMMRPRLCVLLVVLSWVITNLHALLHTLLMVRLTFCSHNAVRHFFCDPYPILKLSCSDTFINDLMVFTVGGMIFLTPFSCIVVSYVYIFSNVLKMPSTRGIKKALSTCGSHLTVVSLFYGAILGVYMRPSSSYSLQDTVATVIFTVVTPLVNPFIYSLRNRDMKGALRKIILRC, encoded by the coding sequence ATGGGTGGAGATAATGAGACCATGGTTGCAGAATTCCTCCTCCTGGGACTCTCTGGAAAGTCAGATCAAGAGGAGATTGTCTTTGGGTTGTTCTTGGGGATGTACATGGTCACCATCTCTGGGAACCTTCTCATCATCCTGGCCATCTGCTGTGACCCtcatctccacacacccatgtacttcttcttAGCCAATCTCTCCAGTGTCGACATCTGCTTTTCTTCAGTCACCATCCCCAAAGCGCTGGTGAATCATGTGTTGGGAAGCAAGTCCATCTCTTACACGGAGTGTATGACCCAGATCTATTTCTTTATCACATTCATCAACATGGATGGCTTCCTCCTGAGtgtgatggcctatgaccgctatgtagCCATTTGTCACCCACTCCACTACACCCTGATGATGAGGCCCAGACTCTGTGTCCTTCTGGTGGTCCTATCGTGGGTCATCACGAACCTTCATGCTCTCTTGCACACTCTCCTCATGGTTCGACTCACCTTCTGCTCCCACAATGCAGTGCGGCACTTCTTCTGTGACCCCTACCCTATCCTGAAGCTCTCTTGTTCTGACACCTTCATCAATGACCTGATGGTTTTCACCGTGGGTGGAATGATATTCCTGACACCATTTTCATGCATTGTTGTTTCCTATGTTTACATTTTCTCTAACGTCCTGAAGATGCCCTCTACCCGTGGGATAAAGAAAGCCCTGTCCACATGTGGGTCTCACCTCACTGTAGTCTCTCTCTTCTATGGGGCAATCCTGGGGGTCTATATGCGTCCTTCGTCCTCCTACTCACTACAGGACACGGTAGCCACTGTCATCTTCACAGTGGTGACACCACTGGTCAATCCCTTCATCTACAGCCTGAGAAACCGTGACATGAAAGGAGCCCTAAGAAAGATAATTCTCAGATGTTAG
- the LOC100760851 gene encoding olfactory receptor 1361 codes for MDGDNQTTATEFLLLGFSENSDQEEVVFGMFLGMYMVTISGNLLIILVISCDPHLHTPMYFFLANLSSVDICFSSVTVPKALVNHMLGSKSISYMECMAQMYFLFIFGNMDGFLLSVMAYDRYVAICHPLHYTLMMRPRLCVFLVVLPWVITNLHALLHILLMVQLTFCSHNAVRHFFCDPYLVLKLSCSDTFINVVTAFTEGAVIFLTPFVCIVVSYGYIYSKILKMPSAQGIRKALSTCGSHLTVVCLFYGAILGVYMHPSSSYSLKDAVASVIFTVVTPMANPFIYSLRNRDIKGALRKIILKS; via the coding sequence ATGGATGGTGACAATCAGACGACAGCCACAGAATTTCTCCTCCTGGGATTCTCTGAAAATTCAGACCAAGAAGAGGTTGTCTTTGGAATGTTCTTGGGGATGTACATGGTCACCATCTCTGGGAACCTTCTCATCATCCTGGTCATCAGCTGTGACCCtcatctccacacacccatgtacttcttcttGGCCAACCTCTCCAGTGTTGACATCTGCTTTTCCTCCGTCACTGTCCCCAAGGCACTGGTGAATCACATGCTGGGAAGCAAGTCCATCTCTTACATGGAGTGTATGGCCCAGATGTATTTCCTGTTTATATTTGGCAACATGGATGGCTTCCTCCTGAGtgtgatggcctatgaccgctatgtggccatttgTCACCCACTCCACTACACCCTGATGATGAGGCCCAGACTGTGTGTCTTCCTGGTGGTCCTACCATGGGTCATCACAAACCTTCATGCTCTCTTGCACATTCTTCTCATGGTTCAACTCACCTTCTGTTCCCATAATGCAGTGCGCCACTTCTTCTGTGACCCCTAccttgtcctgaaactctcttgtTCGGACACCTTCATCAATGTTGTTACAGCTTTTACTGAGGGTGCAGTGATATTCCTGACACCATTTGTATGCATTGTTGTTTCCTATGGCTACATCTACTCTAAGATCCTGAAGATGCCCTCTGCCCAGGGGATAAGAAAAGCCCTCTCCACTTGTGGTTCTCACCTCACTGTGGTCTGTCTTTTCTATGGGGCAATCCTAGGAGTTTATATGCACCCTTCTTCCTCCTACTCACTAAAGGATGCAGTGGCCTCTGTCATCTTCACAGTGGTGACCCCTATGGCCAACCCCTTCATCTACAGTCTCAGGAATCGTGACATCAAAGGAGCCCTAAGGAAGATAATTCTCAAGTCCTAG